The Papaver somniferum cultivar HN1 chromosome 3, ASM357369v1, whole genome shotgun sequence genome includes a region encoding these proteins:
- the LOC113359669 gene encoding uncharacterized protein LOC113359669 — protein sequence MDKIISPMQAAYVSGRQISDNIFLAQELIHTMKRKKGKKGYMALKMDMSKAFGRVEWCFLKKIMQKMGFSNKWCDLIEECISTSEISIKLNGSLCDSYKPTRRLRQGDPLSPYLFLLSVEVFTRAMADAENSNKIQGVKIFRAAPQEFSASSGQQINLQKSAVFYSKNLHPRHCRLLSRRLKVQNMSVEEMKDNSGEICFKCNVSPPKEDKDYGGLGFRDLKSLNVALLARSTWRLCKEEIQLWDRALKAKHFADSSLLHATTKKNSTWAWKSLHVTVDFIKQFSFWQVGDGKIIHIWLDKWILRHEKWRLFMLFFQPDVAAKTVQIRIPQKSKDNLVWTLTNNGLFSVKSAYNKLMELKLSSQHDYGIEKSIWKRLWKLKNDSKIKLFLWKCLTDSVSTSERLQRFAGGDVSY from the exons ATGGATAAGATTATTTCTCCTATGCAAGCTGCTTATGTCTCTGGAAGACAAATTTCAGATAATATCTTTCTTGCTCAAGAGCTTATACACACTATGaagaggaaaaaagggaaaaaggGTTATATGGCTCTCAAGATGGACATGTCCAAGGCTTTTGGTAGAGTTGAATGGTGTTTCTTgaaaaaaataatgcaaaaaatggGCTTTTCAAACAAATGGTGTGATCTCATTGAAGAATGCATTAGCACATCTGAGATTAGTATCAAACTTAATGGATCTCTATGCGATTCTTATAAACCCACAAGGAGATTAAGGCAGGGAGATCCACTCTCACCTTATCTCTTTCTACTTTCTGTGGAGGTCTTCACAAGAGCCATGGCTGATGCAGAAAATTCCAACAAGATACAAGGGGTAAAAATATTCAGAGCAGCACCTCAA GAATTCAGTGCAAGTTCAGGGCAACAAATAAATCTCCAGAAGTCTGCAGTTTTTTATTCCAAGAATCTTCATCCTAGGCACTGCAGATTATTATCCAGAAGATTAAAAGTTCAAAATATGAGTGTGGAAGAGAT GAAGGACAACTCTGGTGAAATATGTTTTAAATGTAATGTCAGTCCACCAAAAGA AGACAAAGATTATGGAGGATTAGGCTTTAGAGACTTGAAAAGCCTTAATGTTGCTCTTTTGGCAAGATCAACTTGGAGATTATGTAAGGAAGAAATCCAATTATGGGATAGAGCTCTAAAAGCTAAGCACTTTGcagattcttctcttcttcatgcTACAACAAAGAAAAATTCAACCTGGGCTTGGAAAAGTTTGCATGTTACTGTAGATTTTATCAAACAATTCAGCTTCTGGCAAGTTGGGGATGGCAAAATTATTCATATCTGGTTAGACAAATGG ATACTAAGACATGAAAAATGGAGATTGTTCATGCTTTTTTTTCAACCAGATGTGGCAGCAAAGACTGTTCAAATTAGAATTCCTCAGAAGTCAAAGGATAATTTAGTTTGGACGTTGACAAATAATGGGTTGTTCAGTGTGAAGTCTGCTTACAACAAGTTAATGGAACTAAAACTCAGTTCTCAACATGATTATGGAATTGAGAAGAGTATATGGAAAAGACTATGGAAACTAAAAAACGATTCCAAGATCAAACTATTTCTATGGAAGTGTCTTACAGATTCAGTTTCTACAAGTGAGAGACTACAAAGATTTGCTGGTGGAGATGTTTCTTACTGA